In Verrucomicrobiota bacterium, the sequence GCGCGGCGAGACGCCGCTCACCGACGGGATTGCCTCGATGCGCGCGCGCAGCTCGTCGAGGTGGTCCACGTAGAGGTCGACGGCTTGCTCGTCGCGCCAGTCCGTGTGGTGGATCTGAACGTGGCCGACGAGCGGGCCCGTGATCGTGCGCAGGATGTCCTCGAACATGCCGGCCATCATGCCGTTGACAGCGACGAGCGTGAGCTGGCCGAGCGCGATCGCGGCCAGAGCGAGCGCGGTCCGCTTGCGATTGCGGCCCAGGTTGCGCCAGGCGATCCGCAGTGTCGTCAAACGCATGGTCCTGCCGTTGCCCCAGCCGCGGGTGACTGGCTAGCGGTGCTGCTCGAGCGTCGAGAGCGTGAACAGGCTCTCGGGCACATCGGCGCCGAAGTCCAGCTCGTCGTAGACCAGGACTGTCTTATAGCCCTCTTTGTCTGCCGGCGCCATCTCCATCCGCGTCGGCACGGCGCGGCCGTCGAACTCGCGCACATCCGAGAACGTCATCACGCGCGCCAGGCGGCCACGTCGGTCGTAGTACCGTGCTTCGAGCGGCAGCGTCCCGTCGGGCGTCACGACGTACTCGATCCGGTCCCACAGCCCGACGGTGCCTTCCTTCGCCCTCAGGTCGACGATCCAGCCCTCGGGGTCCGTCGAGCGGCTGGTGACTTCGGCGTCGAAGTCGTCGAGCAGCGACGACTCGCGCACGAGGTCGTCGTTGGTGAAATCGCTGCCCATCCATGAGCTGAGCATCATCGAGGGGGGGATGCGGATCGTGCGCGCGATGTTCGGCATGTAGTTCCACAGGTTCTTGCCGATCCTGAGCGTGGCCGTGCCCTTCTCGCGCGCGGGTGCTTCGATCACGATGAGCGCCTTCTCCTTGCCGAGCGTCCAGGCCTTCATCGTGAGCTTGCGCGTGCGCCGCGGCTTGAACACTGTGAGCGTCATCGTCGAGATCGAGCTCTCAGCGCGATAGAGGTCGTCGAGATGTTCGAGGACACGCTTGAGCACGAGCTCACCCGTGGTGGGATGGACGAGCGGCGGCGTGTCGGCATGACTCTTCGAAGAATCCTTGCCATCGGCCATCGAGGAGGCCGTGTCCGAGGCCGCCTCGGCGCCGGTGGCGTCCGGCGGCTCGACGGCCTCGCCGCGGCCGGCTTCGTCTTGAGATCGCGCTTCCAAGCCGAAGGCGCCAAGAGCAACGATAGAGAGGCAGAGGCGCAGGATCCTGTGCATGAGGACATGACCTCGCTTCACCGCCATGGTCTCCCTGTATCCAAGCTCGCTTGTCACTAGCCGGGCGAGCACCGCGTTCGGTGCTTGTGCTCCACACTCCGATCTTATGGACGTTGCATCAAGAGGAATCTTCACCGGAG encodes:
- a CDS encoding outer membrane lipoprotein-sorting protein codes for the protein MAVKRGHVLMHRILRLCLSIVALGAFGLEARSQDEAGRGEAVEPPDATGAEAASDTASSMADGKDSSKSHADTPPLVHPTTGELVLKRVLEHLDDLYRAESSISTMTLTVFKPRRTRKLTMKAWTLGKEKALIVIEAPAREKGTATLRIGKNLWNYMPNIARTIRIPPSMMLSSWMGSDFTNDDLVRESSLLDDFDAEVTSRSTDPEGWIVDLRAKEGTVGLWDRIEYVVTPDGTLPLEARYYDRRGRLARVMTFSDVREFDGRAVPTRMEMAPADKEGYKTVLVYDELDFGADVPESLFTLSTLEQHR